CCGGGCCCGAGCAGTCGGTGATCGACCCCTCGACGGGCGAGGAGATCTGGCGCTACCGGGCGGACGAGCCGGCCCAGGTCGACGCGGCGGTCACCGCGGCCGCAGCGGCGTACGCCGAGTGGTCGCGTGCGACGCCGGCGGAGCGGTCGGGCGTGCTGGTCGCCCTCGCGGCCCACCTCGAGGGCATGGCCGAGGAGCTCGCGCAGGCCGAGACGGCCCAGACGGGCAAGCCCATCCGGCTCAGCCGGGAGTTCGACGTCCCGGGGTCGATCGACAACGTCGCCTTCTTCGCCGGCGCCGCCCGTCGGCTCGACGGTCACGCGTCGGGGGAGTACTCCGCCGACCACACCTCGACGATCCGCCGGCAGCCGATCGGCGTCGTCGGGTCGATCGCACCGTGGAACTACCCGCTGCAGATGGCGATGTGGAAGGTGCTGCCGGCCATCGCCGCGGGCAACACGATCGTGCTCAAGGCGGCCGAGAACACCCCGCTGACCACCCTGATGCTGGCCGAGGCCTGCGCCGCCGTCGGGATGCCGGCCGGGGTCCTCAACCTCGTCAACGGACCCGGACCGCTGACCGGCGAGGCACTCGTGACCCACCCGGGCATCGCGATGACGTCGTTCACCGGCTCGACCGCCGTCGGTCGCCACATCGCCGCGCTGGCGGCGGGCAACGGCACCCGCCTGCACCTCGAGCTCGGCGGCAAGGCGCCCTTCGTGGTGTTCGACGACGCCGACCTGCCGGCCGCGATCCGCGGCGCGGTCGCCGCGAGCCTGATCAACACCGGCCAGGACTGCACCGCGGCGACCCGGGCCTACGTCCACCGCTCGGTGCTGGACGACTTCGTCGACGGGGTCACCGACCTGATGGGCCGCGTCCGCCTCGGTGCCCCGACCGATGCGGCCACCGACCAGGGCCCGCTGGTCTCGTTCCGGCAGCGCGACAAGGTGGCATCGATGGTGGACCGGGCCGTCGACGCCGGGGCCAAGGCGGTCACCGGTGGCAGCGCGCCCGGCGGCGACCTGGCCCGCGGCGCCTACTACGAGCCCACGCTGCTCGTCGGCGCCGCGCAGGACAGCGAGATCGTCCAGGCCGAGACGTTCGGCCCCGTCCTCGCGGTGCTGCCCTTCGACTCCGACGAGGAGGCGATCCGGCTGGCCAACGACGTGCCGTTCGGGCTGGCCGCGTCGGCCTGGACCCGCGACGTCTACCGCGCCCAGACGGCGTCACGCGAGATCGACGCCGGCACCGTGTGGATCAACGACCACATCCCGATCATCTCGGAGATGCCGCACGGCGGCATCAAGGCCTCGGGCTACGG
This genomic stretch from Nocardioides renjunii harbors:
- a CDS encoding gamma-aminobutyraldehyde dehydrogenase, translated to MSSDRTTSNVIGGVAGTGTGPEQSVIDPSTGEEIWRYRADEPAQVDAAVTAAAAAYAEWSRATPAERSGVLVALAAHLEGMAEELAQAETAQTGKPIRLSREFDVPGSIDNVAFFAGAARRLDGHASGEYSADHTSTIRRQPIGVVGSIAPWNYPLQMAMWKVLPAIAAGNTIVLKAAENTPLTTLMLAEACAAVGMPAGVLNLVNGPGPLTGEALVTHPGIAMTSFTGSTAVGRHIAALAAGNGTRLHLELGGKAPFVVFDDADLPAAIRGAVAASLINTGQDCTAATRAYVHRSVLDDFVDGVTDLMGRVRLGAPTDAATDQGPLVSFRQRDKVASMVDRAVDAGAKAVTGGSAPGGDLARGAYYEPTLLVGAAQDSEIVQAETFGPVLAVLPFDSDEEAIRLANDVPFGLAASAWTRDVYRAQTASREIDAGTVWINDHIPIISEMPHGGIKASGYGKDMSSYSFDDYTQVKHVMADITGVAAKPWHSTIFDVD